A region of Camelus dromedarius isolate mCamDro1 chromosome 22, mCamDro1.pat, whole genome shotgun sequence DNA encodes the following proteins:
- the CLDN22 gene encoding claudin-22 yields MALVFRAVAQLAGIALSLLGWVLSCLTNYLPQWKNLNLDLNEMENWTMGLWQTCVIQEEVGMQCKDFDSFLALPAELRISRILMFMSNGLGFLGLLFSGFGLDCLRIGERQQDLKKRLLILGGILSWTAGIAGLVPVSWVAHMTVWEFWDETVPEIVPRWEFGESLFIGWFAGFSLLLGGCLLNWAACGTWAPLASGHYAVAEMQHHHLHLEMKTTHLKL; encoded by the coding sequence ATGGCTTTAGTATTTAGAGCTGTGGCACAGTTAGCTGGAATTGCATTATCTTTGCTGGGATGGGTTTTATCCTGTCTTACAAACTACCTGCCACAATGGAAGAACCTCAACCTGgacttaaatgaaatggaaaactggACCATGGGACTCTGGCAAACCTGCGTCATCCAAGAGGAAGTGGGGATGCAATGCAAGGACTTTGATTCTTTCCTGGCTTTGCCTGCCGAGCTCAGGATCTCCAGGATTTTAATGTTCATGTCGAACGGGCTGGGATTCCTGGGCCTGCTGTTCTCGGGGTTTGGCCTGGACTGCTTGAGAATTGGAGAGAGACAGCAAGATCTCAAGAAGCGGCTGTTAATCCTGGGAGGAATTCTGTCCTGGACAGCGGGCATTGCAGGCCTTGTTCCTGTCTCCTGGGTCGCCCACATGACAGTCTGGGAGTTCTGGGATGAGACCGTCCCAGAGATTGTGCCCAGGTGGGAGTTTGGGGAATCCCTCTTTATCGGCTGGTTTGCTGGCTTTTCTCTCCTGCTAGGAGGGTGTCTGCTAAACTGGGCAGCCTGTGGGACCTGGGCCCCCCTAGCTTCCGGCCACTATGCAGTGGCAGAGATGCAGCACCACCATCTACACCTGGAGATGAAAACCACTCACCTGAAACTCTAA